One bacterium genomic window, AAGCTTTTGCCGTATCTCTTCTGTAAAAATATCCAGCAAGCGACTTTGCGCAGAGGTATCCCCGAAAGAACCAATCTCTTCTTTATCCACAAACAGAGCCACGGCAACACCCTGCGGGTCCGCAGATTGACAAGCTGCTTCCAGGGTCGCAAAAACACAGGCGCGGTCATCCTGGCCATACGCTGCCAGACATGATTGGTCAAACCCAACATCAACCGGTGCCGCCGCCGGAACAAAACTTATATCCGCCGTCAAAAAATCTTTCTCCACGATTCCGTATTTTTTGTGAAGCCAATCAAGTACTGCCAGTTTGACTTTCTCGTTTTCCTTGGTCTTGGGCAGCGGCCGGTTGCCGACCACAATTCGAAGTTGCTCGCCGAGTACTGCTTCCCGGGCGCTTTTCGCCATTTGTTCCTTTCCCAAATGCGGGGGCATGTCCGGTATCATAAATCTTGGTTCCCCCTCTTTTTCCCCTACCACAAATGTGCGCACACCCTGTCGGGTATGAATCACTGCATGCATACTCAAAGGAACATTCACCCATTGGTATTTTTTAATCCCGCCGTAATAGTGCGTTTGCAACATGGCGAGATTACCGTCTTCAAACAGTGGATTGGGCTTTAAATCCAGACGCGGACTATCCACATGAGAACCGACAATACGCCAGGGTTGCTGCGGGTTTCCAATCCGGGCGGCAATCAAAGCCCTACCTTTGATATTTTTATAGACCCGATCACCTTTGCTTAAGGTCTGAAGACGGTGCAATGGTTTGAACTTTTCCCGTTGCAGCCGTTTTTCAATAATTTCAATACATTCCCGCTCGGTCTTCGCGCTGCCTAAAAAACGTTTGTAAGCTTGGGCATACGCATCAATCGCTTTGGTTTCCGCCGGGGTGCAATTTTCCCATGCAGAAACAGGTCGAAAAAGAAGATCCTTATAGTGCGTACGGCTATTTGTTTTTACTTTCATGGCACCTGCCTCATTGATCGATTTGATTATGCTTGAACTGACTTAGTGTTTCAAAAGTGTTCTTACGGCGATCATACCACCCTTAAAATTACGCAGGTTGTTAAATCCATGGCATCGTAAAAAAGACACCGCATGTCCGGAGCGATTGCCGCTCCGGCAGATAACGACAACTTTTTTATCAACTGACGGACATCCCGTAAAAAATCCGCCGCTGCAAAAACCACAATAAGATAAAAATCC contains:
- a CDS encoding rhodanese-like domain-containing protein — protein: MCRSGNRSGHAVSFLRCHGFNNLRNFKGGMIAVRTLLKH
- a CDS encoding aminopeptidase, giving the protein MKVKTNSRTHYKDLLFRPVSAWENCTPAETKAIDAYAQAYKRFLGSAKTERECIEIIEKRLQREKFKPLHRLQTLSKGDRVYKNIKGRALIAARIGNPQQPWRIVGSHVDSPRLDLKPNPLFEDGNLAMLQTHYYGGIKKYQWVNVPLSMHAVIHTRQGVRTFVVGEKEGEPRFMIPDMPPHLGKEQMAKSAREAVLGEQLRIVVGNRPLPKTKENEKVKLAVLDWLHKKYGIVEKDFLTADISFVPAAAPVDVGFDQSCLAAYGQDDRACVFATLEAACQSADPQGVAVALFVDKEEIGSFGDTSAQSRLLDIFTEEIRQKLRLKKSTAAILESATALSADVTEALNPNFKEISDVRNSSRLGGGVSIEKYGGGGGKYSTNEASGDYMSWLTRLLEKQKIKWQTGEFGRLDLGGGGTIAMYLSRYGMDTIDVGPPLLSMHSTQELASKVDVYFAYRCYQHFFQV